A part of Bacteroidota bacterium genomic DNA contains:
- a CDS encoding PD40 domain-containing protein, whose translation MFSKTRVFFIGFILINLLLSSNLNAQQFKNEQELRKEADKLFDDDDFTKAYNLYAQLVALYPKDPELNYKLGVCMLYSEADKKKCFSYLKFAATHPSDAPKDAKFYYAKAFHINYLFDEAIYFYKEYKKVGSPSQQKKLQVDKEITSCVNGKRLLASLSELVVMNKKQLNETDYFRSYDLSTIGGKLLVKPDQFRTSYDKKKKEKSVVYIPKSGDKIYFSSFGEDGSTGRDIYYAVKVSPDKFSKPVKLPTINTEFDEDYPFLHPDGRTLYFSSKGFNSMGGYDVFKSTYDDATGTWSSPVNLEFPINSPDDDYLFVTDSSEKYAYFSTGRQSPPGKIDVLKVKTERVPMTVAFIKGTVLKEDARQSLLSKITVKDMETGKVVGVFQAKDNGDYSMEVPNGGKLLYTVETPGLPVQSDKVILPMATSFAPFKQSISYDNKVLKIINYFDSPPDDNSYLQYLELIEKKAKLEVNENDVKAATVSQPLATNEKDPKAVTTTNPTVTPPVTDTKKPNEDVKVNAANTNSTTAVKPTYSNDQLVNIAKEDAQEAYTEANKINQDASDAKELAEQKKIEADKLKTQADEAATYAISVTDPIKKEEAVKEAEKIKSDAESAAKVAETLNELAKSLEKDALAKKNEADLNNQYAMQLESVAKNKNNKEAANKLNELQQQVSAIGEPKKESDAVYEKIKSNAEQKQTEIAKAEAKSNEIKNEIIDINKEINLNETEIKNTKDKSLKKSLTAQVNELKVDLEKKNTELAANEKKVEDLKTAAKTNETELYLANQIKTTDSKTAVATPILPSATTTTTSSTPVTAKVTPESVAAKYNEKLNPIAGNESKENLQSSNIILSDYNKELTSLIVADNNKLKSAKTEAEKTALKNEIAAYQKQKDANVKQIAANTNKINGQEPAVAITNSPTATSDKTTAITSNTTSASTANTIAFDGKDDLNKLTALKANVNTSNNPAFAYNDYKDANAINLKKEAETKLKSTETTKAELDKAISKAEESIKTNTATSAGGNKEALLAQGDALSSKAKETRATANTKSGDEKEKLLAEAKQLDTDANKKYLEAADLTKKQNKFNFDLNNQNITELVNQATYLNKNTPENTANLNEANKLNTEANNYLKQAIAMRDEANGLGSDAAKLGTISNAEEKEAEALAKQQEAIKILLKSNPGYELKKAEFNENPNAGVLSQVNQKYNQLNKEKLDAYMTLSKANQNEFKAQNTKLSQNPAIKNNSNAEAVSLKKQAEVANTQAVGLISKALTENNSEAKQNLLLEANKKEVEALALLTKANEQLQSGAIASNEKPITETKEPVTETKEPVTTNTVAVTETKEPVTTNTVAVTETKTPVTETKEPVTTNTVAVTETKTPVKETKEPVTSGTVAVNETKTPVKETKEPVVKETKEPAVKETKEPVATVTPTKTSTPKTTTSVAANTPTINPEYKVVKDESVKSTIGFIDQNPVAHKNSEASSVKTNAITNLIALGNEYGAIEDEIKKTPGSQMGIEATKANIDKLNNEADTYDKQASDKRKEAAEKTGEEKDQLVKEITELENKSFITKTNSADLQKQLNEAQLKYNDAAIANYIEKAKTAEAPELAEIQDALTQINNSKKQASNLRDEANSITNSSAKLGAYSNAEEKEAEVLNKQAEIIRSLRKYDLTYSPAPLVINTNAEDNISPELKMKKDAVLQKQNTELENLNRANVMEYETLNEQLPVVLNEKQKQNKADAENLITSSKQLNDKANQTSDAKLKKDYLSQAAKKSQEAVVALNKAYEKDLIAKNTKPTKTTTKPVKEKPVTETSEPVATTKPMKEKLVKTVKEKPVKETSEPVATTNTSKETTSAGTNQVTLNVKGLEIKTGNVYSASNPIPVDQKIPDGLVFRVQVGAFKSPIPNNTFKGLTPVNAQTTPNGFLRYTVGNFEKFEEATGVKNDLRKMGYNDAFVVVFYNGQRITVNEAINILQKEGKEVIATNNTSAGIPNNANIAKNIAPAVPKNEFVVVTKELEKSNGLLFTVQIGVYSREITRSQLWKLEPIYTEKLPSGLYRYTAGIYNDDVKVVSDKRKVVDLGIKDAFVSAYYNGKRVPFTEGQKIKSENQNLKMEAENPIVFPSENTGGLPPKATAGTEEPTPTVAPFKNNVTSAPAPTPENGVKVGDEGVSFKVQIGAYRNQVPNEVASKFLNIKTWPVDAKFVNGLYIYTVGNFTDAKFAKQLRDEVIGLGITDAFISVYQNGKKLYGQEASNYLNR comes from the coding sequence ATGTTTTCCAAAACCCGGGTTTTCTTTATTGGATTTATTCTTATTAATTTACTGCTATCCAGTAACTTAAATGCGCAGCAATTTAAAAACGAACAGGAATTAAGAAAAGAGGCCGACAAACTTTTTGATGATGATGACTTTACAAAAGCCTACAATCTTTACGCGCAATTAGTGGCGCTTTACCCAAAAGATCCGGAGTTGAATTACAAATTAGGAGTTTGTATGTTGTATTCGGAAGCAGATAAGAAAAAATGTTTTTCATACTTAAAATTTGCAGCCACTCACCCTTCAGATGCCCCAAAAGACGCTAAGTTTTATTATGCAAAGGCTTTCCACATCAATTACCTGTTTGATGAGGCAATTTATTTTTACAAAGAGTATAAAAAAGTGGGCAGCCCCTCACAACAAAAGAAACTTCAGGTCGATAAAGAGATTACTTCCTGCGTTAATGGTAAACGTTTGTTAGCATCCCTTTCCGAATTGGTGGTGATGAATAAAAAACAACTGAATGAAACCGATTATTTCAGAAGTTACGACTTAAGTACCATCGGCGGAAAGCTCCTAGTAAAACCGGATCAATTCCGCACTTCTTACGATAAAAAGAAAAAAGAGAAATCAGTTGTTTACATTCCGAAATCAGGTGATAAAATTTATTTCTCCAGTTTTGGTGAAGATGGCAGTACAGGAAGAGACATTTATTACGCCGTGAAAGTTTCTCCCGATAAATTCTCAAAACCAGTTAAACTTCCAACCATTAATACTGAGTTTGATGAGGATTATCCTTTCCTCCATCCTGATGGTCGTACTTTATACTTCAGTTCAAAAGGCTTTAACAGCATGGGTGGATATGATGTTTTCAAATCTACTTATGATGATGCAACAGGAACCTGGTCTTCTCCTGTTAATTTAGAATTCCCAATAAACTCACCGGATGATGATTATTTATTCGTTACCGATTCATCCGAAAAATACGCTTACTTCTCCACCGGTCGTCAAAGTCCACCGGGTAAAATTGATGTATTAAAAGTAAAAACAGAACGCGTTCCTATGACTGTTGCCTTTATTAAGGGAACCGTTTTAAAAGAAGATGCGCGTCAAAGTTTACTTTCTAAAATTACCGTAAAGGATATGGAAACCGGTAAAGTAGTTGGCGTGTTTCAGGCAAAAGATAATGGCGATTATTCGATGGAAGTTCCAAACGGCGGTAAATTATTATACACTGTAGAAACTCCGGGATTGCCTGTACAATCCGATAAAGTAATTCTTCCAATGGCCACTTCATTTGCGCCATTTAAGCAATCTATTTCTTACGATAATAAAGTGTTGAAGATTATCAATTACTTCGATTCACCACCGGATGACAACAGCTATTTACAATACTTAGAGTTAATTGAAAAGAAAGCGAAACTTGAGGTTAATGAAAACGACGTCAAAGCTGCCACTGTAAGTCAACCGTTAGCTACTAACGAAAAAGATCCTAAAGCCGTTACCACAACGAACCCGACTGTAACGCCACCGGTTACAGATACAAAAAAACCGAATGAGGATGTAAAAGTTAACGCAGCCAATACAAATTCTACCACGGCTGTAAAACCGACTTACAGTAACGACCAATTAGTAAACATTGCTAAAGAAGATGCACAAGAAGCTTATACCGAAGCTAACAAGATTAACCAGGATGCAAGTGATGCGAAAGAATTAGCTGAACAAAAGAAAATAGAAGCGGATAAATTAAAAACTCAAGCGGATGAAGCGGCTACTTATGCCATTTCTGTAACAGATCCTATTAAAAAGGAAGAAGCAGTAAAAGAAGCTGAGAAGATTAAATCGGATGCAGAATCGGCCGCAAAGGTGGCTGAAACGCTAAACGAATTAGCGAAAAGTTTAGAGAAGGATGCCCTTGCCAAGAAAAACGAAGCTGATTTAAACAATCAATACGCCATGCAACTGGAAAGCGTTGCAAAAAACAAGAACAATAAAGAAGCGGCCAACAAACTGAATGAATTACAGCAACAAGTATCAGCTATTGGAGAACCTAAAAAAGAATCGGATGCCGTTTATGAGAAAATAAAATCAAACGCCGAGCAAAAACAAACGGAGATAGCCAAAGCGGAAGCTAAATCCAATGAAATTAAAAATGAAATTATTGATATCAATAAAGAGATTAATCTGAATGAAACCGAAATTAAAAACACGAAAGATAAATCTCTTAAGAAAAGTTTAACGGCTCAAGTTAATGAATTAAAAGTTGATTTAGAAAAGAAAAACACTGAATTAGCTGCTAATGAAAAGAAAGTAGAAGATTTAAAAACTGCCGCTAAAACAAATGAAACAGAACTTTACTTAGCGAATCAAATCAAAACAACCGATTCCAAAACCGCGGTGGCTACTCCTATTCTTCCGTCTGCAACAACTACCACCACTTCTTCAACTCCGGTTACGGCCAAAGTTACACCTGAAAGTGTAGCGGCGAAGTATAACGAGAAACTCAATCCGATTGCCGGAAACGAAAGCAAGGAAAATCTTCAAAGCTCAAATATTATTTTATCCGATTATAATAAAGAGTTAACTTCTTTAATCGTTGCCGACAATAATAAATTAAAGTCTGCCAAAACAGAAGCTGAAAAAACAGCACTTAAAAATGAAATTGCAGCTTATCAAAAACAAAAAGATGCTAACGTAAAGCAGATAGCGGCTAATACGAATAAAATAAACGGACAAGAACCGGCGGTGGCGATTACCAATTCGCCAACTGCTACATCCGATAAAACAACGGCCATTACGTCGAATACAACATCGGCATCAACAGCCAACACCATTGCCTTTGATGGTAAAGACGATTTAAATAAATTAACGGCGCTTAAAGCCAATGTAAATACTTCTAACAATCCGGCCTTTGCGTATAATGATTATAAAGATGCGAATGCGATTAACTTAAAGAAAGAAGCAGAAACTAAATTAAAATCAACCGAAACAACCAAAGCTGAATTAGATAAGGCCATTAGCAAAGCGGAAGAATCCATTAAAACGAATACAGCAACTAGTGCGGGTGGAAATAAGGAGGCATTATTAGCGCAAGGTGATGCTCTATCGTCAAAAGCTAAAGAAACGCGCGCGACTGCTAACACTAAATCCGGCGATGAAAAAGAAAAGTTATTAGCTGAGGCTAAACAATTGGATACAGATGCGAATAAAAAATATTTAGAAGCGGCGGACTTAACTAAAAAACAAAACAAGTTTAACTTCGATTTAAATAACCAAAATATTACTGAGCTAGTTAATCAGGCTACTTATTTAAACAAAAACACACCTGAAAACACCGCCAATTTAAATGAAGCCAATAAATTAAATACGGAGGCTAACAATTATTTGAAACAGGCTATTGCGATGCGCGACGAGGCTAACGGACTCGGCAGTGATGCCGCTAAGTTAGGTACCATCAGTAATGCAGAAGAAAAAGAAGCGGAAGCTTTAGCAAAACAACAAGAAGCCATCAAAATATTATTAAAATCAAATCCGGGTTACGAACTTAAAAAAGCTGAATTTAATGAAAACCCGAATGCAGGCGTGTTAAGTCAGGTTAATCAGAAATACAACCAGTTGAACAAAGAAAAACTGGATGCGTATATGACCTTAAGTAAAGCCAATCAAAACGAATTTAAAGCGCAAAACACCAAGTTATCGCAAAACCCTGCCATTAAAAACAATAGCAATGCGGAAGCCGTTAGTTTAAAGAAACAAGCCGAGGTAGCCAATACACAAGCGGTGGGATTAATCAGCAAAGCTTTAACCGAAAACAACAGCGAAGCAAAACAGAACTTATTATTAGAAGCAAATAAAAAAGAAGTTGAAGCCTTGGCGCTCTTAACTAAAGCGAATGAACAATTACAAAGCGGTGCGATTGCTTCCAATGAAAAACCAATTACAGAAACAAAAGAACCTGTTACTGAAACTAAAGAGCCTGTTACCACCAATACTGTTGCTGTAACGGAAACCAAAGAACCTGTAACGACGAATACAGTAGCGGTTACTGAAACGAAAACGCCTGTTACCGAAACTAAAGAACCTGTAACAACAAATACAGTAGCAGTTACTGAAACTAAAACACCTGTGAAGGAAACAAAAGAACCTGTTACCAGCGGTACAGTTGCCGTAAACGAAACAAAAACACCTGTTAAAGAAACGAAAGAACCTGTGGTGAAGGAAACAAAAGAACCGGCTGTAAAAGAAACCAAGGAACCGGTTGCAACCGTAACGCCTACAAAAACTTCTACACCTAAAACAACTACTTCTGTTGCCGCAAATACACCAACCATCAATCCTGAATATAAAGTGGTGAAGGATGAATCGGTTAAATCAACGATTGGCTTTATCGATCAGAATCCTGTGGCACATAAAAACAGTGAAGCCTCTTCTGTGAAAACCAATGCCATCACTAACCTTATTGCTTTAGGTAACGAATACGGTGCTATCGAAGATGAGATTAAGAAAACACCGGGAAGTCAGATGGGTATCGAAGCAACCAAAGCGAACATTGATAAATTAAATAACGAAGCGGATACTTACGACAAACAAGCTTCTGATAAACGTAAAGAAGCTGCTGAGAAAACAGGTGAAGAGAAAGATCAGTTGGTGAAAGAAATCACAGAACTTGAAAACAAATCGTTTATTACAAAAACAAATAGCGCCGACTTACAAAAACAATTGAACGAGGCGCAATTGAAATACAACGACGCGGCCATTGCTAATTACATAGAAAAAGCAAAAACCGCAGAAGCGCCTGAATTAGCGGAAATACAAGATGCCCTTACACAAATTAATAATTCCAAAAAGCAAGCAAGTAATTTAAGAGATGAAGCCAACAGCATAACCAATTCTTCGGCTAAATTAGGTGCTTACAGTAACGCGGAAGAAAAAGAAGCGGAAGTTCTAAATAAACAAGCTGAAATCATCCGTTCATTACGTAAATACGATTTAACTTACTCTCCTGCTCCATTGGTAATCAATACCAACGCGGAAGATAATATCAGTCCGGAGTTAAAGATGAAGAAAGACGCCGTGTTGCAAAAACAAAATACCGAACTTGAAAATCTGAACCGTGCTAATGTGATGGAGTATGAAACGCTTAACGAGCAATTGCCTGTTGTATTAAATGAAAAACAAAAACAGAATAAAGCGGATGCTGAAAATTTAATTACATCTAGCAAACAATTGAACGATAAAGCTAACCAAACATCGGATGCTAAATTAAAGAAGGATTACTTAAGCCAGGCGGCTAAAAAGAGTCAGGAAGCTGTGGTTGCTTTAAACAAAGCGTACGAGAAAGACCTTATTGCTAAAAACACGAAACCAACCAAAACAACTACTAAACCTGTAAAAGAAAAACCTGTAACCGAAACTTCTGAGCCGGTGGCAACCACTAAACCGATGAAAGAAAAGCTGGTGAAGACAGTAAAAGAGAAACCTGTAAAAGAAACGTCTGAACCTGTTGCAACTACTAATACTTCAAAAGAAACAACAAGCGCCGGAACGAATCAGGTTACTTTAAATGTAAAAGGTTTAGAAATTAAAACCGGTAATGTTTACAGCGCTTCTAATCCAATTCCTGTGGATCAAAAAATCCCGGATGGACTTGTCTTCCGCGTACAGGTTGGTGCGTTTAAATCACCTATTCCTAATAATACATTCAAAGGTTTAACGCCTGTTAATGCGCAAACAACGCCTAACGGTTTCTTACGTTATACCGTGGGTAATTTTGAGAAGTTTGAAGAAGCAACCGGCGTTAAAAATGATTTACGTAAAATGGGCTACAACGATGCATTTGTAGTTGTGTTCTATAACGGTCAGCGTATTACGGTTAATGAGGCGATTAATATTTTACAGAAAGAGGGTAAAGAAGTTATTGCTACCAACAATACCAGTGCAGGTATTCCTAACAACGCCAACATTGCCAAGAACATCGCGCCTGCTGTGCCTAAAAATGAATTTGTAGTAGTAACGAAAGAATTAGAAAAATCAAACGGTCTCTTATTTACCGTTCAGATTGGTGTTTACTCGCGTGAAATCACCCGCTCTCAATTATGGAAACTGGAACCAATTTATACTGAAAAATTGCCTAGCGGATTATACCGTTATACAGCCGGTATCTATAACGACGATGTAAAAGTAGTGAGTGATAAACGCAAAGTGGTTGACTTAGGTATTAAAGACGCGTTTGTTTCTGCTTATTATAATGGTAAACGTGTTCCGTTCACAGAAGGACAAAAAATAAAATCGGAAAATCAGAATTTAAAGATGGAAGCTGAGAATCCGATTGTATTCCCAAGTGAAAATACAGGCGGTTTACCTCCTAAAGCAACTGCGGGCACTGAAGAACCTACACCAACGGTTGCGCCGTTTAAAAACAATGTTACCTCTGCTCCTGCTCCAACACCTGAAAATGGTGTGAAAGTTGGCGATGAAGGTGTAAGCTTTAAGGTACAAATAGGCGCTTACCGTAATCAGGTGCCAAATGAAGTGGCTTCTAAATTCTTAAACATCAAAACCTGGCCGGTAGATGCTAAGTTTGTAAACGGATTATATATTTACACGGTTGGTAATTTTACCGATGCTAAATTTGCGAAACAATTACGTGATGAAGTAATTGGATTAGGAATTACCGATGCATTCATCTCAGTGTACCAAAACGGCAAAAAACTCTACGGACAAGAAGCAAGTAATTACTTGAATAGATAA
- a CDS encoding M56 family metallopeptidase translates to MTNILVIYLLESSLCLLLFVATYRLLICNLTHFSWMRFYLICSLTLSLVLPLIIIPIQWDTHIFTKESISNVLQLPTKTSDTYINNPTQTNLVNTTPQFTTQIILLYFVLIIYTTGVAFKLYSFLKNLNNILSFIRKNPKVKEANYWIVNLKNEVPAFSFFNYIFINSNYKSLSALELLLIKNHEIVHIKQYHTLDLIFFELAGIVFWFNPLMGYLKKSIQEIHEYIVDERIAGHGENKKVYARLLLNLASDGKVFDLSTNFTGEHIKRRILMIAKQRTSAKHKLLFTVLIPITSILLLSFSYLERSKSLTHRNTQSKTSSANHLELIKYCGVYLPSKPGPVNLEIKIKNNSLVTYLVLVELEKKSIAGIPWTQDPASWTKELQYVSDHKFADSTLYKNANTIEFVLDNKNDVTGCLFTHREGLNFVTHEFKKKN, encoded by the coding sequence ATGACAAACATCCTTGTTATTTACCTACTTGAGAGTTCATTATGCCTATTACTCTTTGTAGCAACATACAGACTTTTGATATGTAATCTTACACACTTCTCATGGATGAGATTTTATCTTATTTGTAGTCTGACTTTAAGTTTAGTATTACCATTAATCATTATTCCAATTCAATGGGATACTCATATATTCACAAAAGAGTCAATATCAAATGTACTTCAATTGCCAACAAAGACATCAGACACATATATTAACAATCCTACTCAGACCAATTTAGTAAATACAACTCCGCAATTTACAACCCAAATAATACTGTTATATTTCGTCCTAATCATTTACACTACAGGAGTTGCTTTTAAATTATATTCATTTTTAAAGAATTTGAATAACATCCTTAGCTTCATAAGGAAAAATCCTAAAGTTAAAGAAGCGAATTATTGGATAGTTAATTTAAAAAATGAAGTGCCTGCTTTTTCCTTCTTTAATTATATTTTTATTAATAGTAATTACAAAAGTCTTTCTGCTCTAGAATTGCTGCTTATTAAAAATCATGAGATAGTGCATATTAAACAATATCATACACTTGATCTTATCTTTTTTGAATTAGCAGGCATAGTCTTTTGGTTCAACCCATTAATGGGTTATTTAAAAAAATCCATACAAGAAATTCATGAATATATAGTTGATGAAAGGATTGCAGGTCATGGAGAAAACAAAAAAGTTTATGCCCGTTTACTATTAAACTTAGCATCAGACGGTAAAGTGTTTGATCTATCCACAAATTTTACTGGTGAACATATTAAACGCAGGATTTTGATGATAGCAAAGCAGAGGACTTCTGCAAAACATAAGCTTTTATTCACTGTTCTTATTCCAATTACATCAATTCTGCTATTATCTTTCTCTTATCTTGAAAGATCTAAGTCGCTTACTCATAGAAATACCCAATCAAAAACGTCGTCGGCTAATCATTTAGAATTAATAAAATACTGTGGCGTTTATCTTCCATCCAAACCTGGTCCCGTTAACTTAGAAATAAAAATTAAGAACAACTCATTAGTGACTTACTTGGTTTTGGTGGAGCTTGAAAAAAAATCGATTGCCGGAATTCCATGGACGCAAGATCCGGCAAGTTGGACAAAAGAACTACAATATGTCTCAGACCACAAATTTGCTGACTCTACCCTTTATAAAAACGCCAACACTATCGAGTTTGTTCTAGATAATAAAAATGATGTAACAGGATGCCTTTTTACCCATCGAGAAGGCCTTAATTTTGTAACTCACGAATTTAAAAAGAAAAATTAG
- a CDS encoding BlaI/MecI/CopY family transcriptional regulator gives MEELTKAEERVMLIIWKLQKAFVKDILADIDDEPKPPYNTISSVARILASKGYLKYNSYGKTYEYYPAISKSEYRKLKVKKMLSGYFSDSPSTLLSFMINEEKLNKKEIEKMKEIIKQIK, from the coding sequence ATGGAAGAACTAACAAAAGCGGAAGAACGGGTCATGCTAATAATTTGGAAACTGCAAAAAGCGTTTGTAAAAGATATACTAGCTGATATTGATGACGAACCAAAACCTCCATATAATACAATCTCGTCCGTAGCAAGAATTTTGGCTAGTAAAGGTTATCTCAAGTATAATAGTTACGGAAAAACATATGAATATTATCCGGCAATTTCTAAATCCGAATACAGGAAATTGAAAGTAAAAAAAATGCTATCTGGTTATTTTAGTGACTCTCCATCGACACTTCTATCCTTTATGATTAATGAAGAAAAACTCAATAAGAAGGAAATTGAGAAAATGAAAGAGATAATAAAACAAATAAAATAA
- a CDS encoding DNA-binding protein, with protein MKDLTVSPIDRQNILNNPEAVTNIQKYLGVAGMLFQGEYRFTKEQIAEFYGVDTSTIDSYLTKYENELRHNGYELFKGTSLKDFKKEFGGILNLPAKTTQLGVFNFRAFLNFGMLLVESEMAKAIRSKMLDIVLDTLNQKLGGSTKYINQRDEDFFHSMLKEPHYRKEFTTALHQYIEMGNYKYAYFTDEIYKCIFLENAKEYKQILMLEESENVRDTMYSEILNLIASFETGLAHEMELRYKELGRKLSKHEMDELLKKFSDHPLHKPHIENARTKMATRDYGFRQALHDNLKNYISSIDLSDYQRFLGEKSKTLNERIDENIDVFKRLKDR; from the coding sequence ATGAAAGATTTGACAGTATCGCCTATAGACAGGCAAAATATTTTAAATAATCCTGAGGCTGTTACAAATATACAAAAATATTTAGGAGTAGCCGGAATGCTATTCCAAGGTGAATATAGATTTACTAAAGAACAAATCGCAGAATTCTATGGTGTCGACACTAGCACAATAGACTCATATTTGACAAAATATGAAAATGAATTGCGACATAATGGATACGAACTATTCAAAGGAACAAGCTTAAAAGACTTCAAAAAAGAATTTGGCGGAATACTTAACCTGCCAGCTAAAACTACTCAACTGGGCGTCTTCAATTTTCGTGCTTTTCTCAATTTCGGAATGTTGCTGGTTGAAAGCGAAATGGCGAAAGCAATTCGTAGCAAAATGTTAGACATTGTTCTAGATACACTAAATCAAAAGTTAGGCGGCTCAACTAAGTACATTAATCAACGAGATGAGGACTTTTTTCATAGCATGTTAAAAGAGCCGCATTATCGAAAAGAATTCACCACAGCATTACATCAATATATTGAAATGGGCAATTATAAATACGCCTATTTCACTGATGAAATATACAAGTGCATATTCCTTGAAAATGCAAAAGAATACAAACAAATACTCATGCTCGAAGAAAGCGAAAATGTTAGAGACACAATGTATTCTGAAATTCTTAATCTAATTGCTTCTTTTGAAACTGGTCTTGCACATGAAATGGAACTCAGGTATAAAGAGCTTGGGAGAAAACTTTCCAAACATGAAATGGATGAATTGTTGAAGAAGTTCTCTGATCATCCACTACACAAACCACATATTGAAAACGCTCGAACAAAAATGGCCACTCGTGATTATGGGTTCAGACAAGCCCTTCATGATAATTTAAAAAATTATATCAGCAGTATAGACCTCTCGGACTATCAAAGATTCCTTGGAGAAAAAAGCAAAACACTCAATGAAAGAATTGACGAGAATATTGATGTGTTTAAAAGATTAAAAGATAGATAG
- a CDS encoding type II toxin-antitoxin system death-on-curing family toxin — protein sequence MVYFDTNHAVQVHDDIIEKSGGNSGALNIGLLDSVLEHIQNDDYYPNIEDKITHLFYSINKNHAFNDGNKRSSIALSAYFMEINGLGFEVNRFLIEMENIAVDVADNRIDKGLLAEIVYSIIYESDFSEELKLKLISAKTT from the coding sequence ATGGTATATTTCGATACAAACCATGCGGTCCAGGTGCATGATGACATAATTGAAAAATCAGGAGGAAATTCTGGCGCTTTGAATATCGGACTTTTGGATAGCGTTTTGGAACATATACAAAATGACGATTACTATCCAAATATAGAAGACAAAATCACACATCTATTTTACTCAATAAATAAAAATCATGCTTTTAATGACGGCAATAAAAGATCATCAATTGCATTATCAGCATATTTCATGGAAATTAACGGTCTAGGTTTTGAAGTAAATAGATTTTTGATTGAAATGGAAAACATTGCGGTAGACGTGGCCGACAATAGAATTGATAAAGGCTTGCTAGCTGAAATTGTTTATTCCATAATCTACGAAAGCGACTTTAGCGAAGAATTAAAACTTAAATTAATCTCTGCTAAAACTACTTGA
- a CDS encoding barstar family protein yields the protein MTQKTIDLGGIKSSLDFHNKLSAELNFPSYYGKNWDAFWDMISNSVDLPNVIRFTNCGHAKKVLPKDWLKFQQCFYDLKNQYPNIKCDAVFVAGNGNKNPLDDVFEVINWLKIFASPVIIGVIISTLIWFNSESIYVRLMSVLILVLSIVIGIYFAESIRRTEGTQEFMATIYRTPELDKEEGIK from the coding sequence ATGACACAAAAAACCATAGACCTTGGTGGCATTAAATCAAGTTTAGACTTTCATAATAAACTATCTGCAGAATTAAATTTCCCATCGTATTATGGTAAAAATTGGGATGCATTTTGGGACATGATTTCAAATTCAGTTGACCTACCAAATGTTATTAGATTTACAAATTGTGGGCATGCCAAAAAGGTGTTACCTAAAGATTGGTTAAAATTTCAACAATGCTTTTACGATTTAAAAAATCAATACCCAAATATCAAATGCGATGCAGTCTTTGTTGCAGGCAACGGTAATAAAAATCCATTAGATGATGTTTTTGAGGTTATAAATTGGTTAAAAATATTTGCTTCACCTGTAATTATTGGAGTAATAATATCAACTTTAATTTGGTTCAATTCCGAGTCTATTTACGTCAGGTTAATGAGCGTACTTATTTTAGTACTAAGCATTGTTATCGGTATATACTTTGCTGAATCAATACGAAGAACAGAAGGCACACAGGAATTCATGGCCACCATTTACCGCACACCTGAATTGGATAAGGAAGAGGGAATTAAATAA
- a CDS encoding AbrB/MazE/SpoVT family DNA-binding domain-containing protein, giving the protein MDVSLISIGNSKGIRLSKTILEKYNIQDTIELVLEKGYIILKPKTKARKGWDKAFKKMHENGDDKLIISDVFKDEDFEEWS; this is encoded by the coding sequence ATGGACGTTTCATTAATATCTATAGGTAATTCAAAAGGCATTCGCCTTTCTAAGACCATTCTTGAAAAATATAACATTCAAGATACAATTGAATTGGTTCTTGAAAAAGGTTATATCATTCTGAAACCAAAAACAAAAGCAAGAAAAGGCTGGGATAAGGCTTTTAAAAAAATGCATGAGAACGGTGATGATAAGCTAATTATTTCTGATGTATTTAAAGACGAAGATTTCGAAGAATGGAGTTAA